A stretch of the Leptospiraceae bacterium genome encodes the following:
- a CDS encoding SDR family NAD(P)-dependent oxidoreductase, whose translation MGKKIIVVGASSGMGAEIAREKLKNGDSVCIVARRQDKLKALAEEFNKNGEIKAISIINDVTNFSSVETAFNKAVDTMGGLDEIYYCSGLMESIRIEEYSTEKDIRTLNVNLGGAFAWLNPAADYFQRKGEGKIIGVSSVAGDRGRVKNPSYHAAKAGFTTYLESLRNRLNKKGKITVLTVRPGFVDTEMTKGMEGLFWLISANEAAKTIIKAAEKNCEDIYVPARWRLVMFIIRNIPSFIFKKLSV comes from the coding sequence ATGGGAAAGAAAATTATTGTAGTCGGGGCTTCGAGCGGAATGGGAGCCGAAATTGCCAGGGAAAAACTGAAAAACGGAGACAGCGTTTGTATCGTTGCACGCCGTCAGGATAAACTCAAAGCCCTCGCAGAAGAGTTTAATAAAAATGGAGAAATAAAAGCTATTTCCATTATCAACGATGTTACAAATTTTTCTTCAGTAGAAACAGCCTTTAATAAAGCGGTAGATACCATGGGCGGTCTGGATGAAATTTATTACTGTTCCGGTCTAATGGAGTCTATCAGAATTGAGGAGTATTCTACCGAAAAAGATATTCGCACCCTGAATGTAAACCTCGGAGGAGCTTTTGCCTGGCTAAATCCGGCTGCCGATTATTTTCAGCGAAAAGGTGAGGGTAAAATCATCGGAGTTTCTTCGGTGGCAGGAGACAGGGGAAGGGTAAAAAACCCTTCCTATCACGCAGCTAAGGCAGGTTTTACCACCTACCTCGAATCTTTACGGAATCGCCTGAATAAAAAAGGAAAAATCACCGTTTTAACTGTCAGACCCGGTTTTGTGGATACCGAAATGACAAAGGGAATGGAAGGGCTTTTCTGGTTAATTTCTGCAAACGAAGCCGCAAAAACTATTATAAAAGCTGCTGAAAAAAATTGTGAGGATATTTATGTTCCGGCCCGCTGGAGGCTTGTCATGTTTATTATCCGCAACATACCTTCCTTCATCTTTAAAAAGTTATCTGTATAA
- the hisB gene encoding imidazoleglycerol-phosphate dehydratase HisB encodes MLESARKTSETDIRLKLNLRGTGKYSFDTEIPFFEHMLSHISKHGLIDLELHLRGDIGIDCHHSVEDTAILLGEMIHKSLGDKKGIFRYGHFTLPMDETLTTVALDFGGRYAFRYTGPVLEGKFGIYDAELSLEFLQKLAMNARMNLHVLVHYGENRHHIHESIFKCLGKAIRMAVAIDSQNAEHIPSTKGVLE; translated from the coding sequence ATGTTAGAAAGCGCGAGGAAAACCTCAGAAACAGACATACGCTTAAAATTGAATCTCAGGGGAACTGGAAAGTATTCTTTTGATACAGAAATCCCGTTTTTCGAGCATATGCTCTCCCATATTTCCAAACATGGCCTTATAGATCTGGAGCTCCACCTGCGGGGAGACATCGGGATAGACTGTCATCACAGTGTAGAAGACACAGCCATTCTCTTAGGAGAAATGATTCACAAAAGCCTGGGGGATAAAAAAGGCATTTTTCGCTACGGGCATTTTACCCTTCCTATGGACGAAACCCTTACAACGGTAGCCCTCGATTTTGGAGGCAGATATGCTTTTCGGTATACCGGACCTGTGCTGGAAGGAAAATTCGGAATCTATGATGCAGAACTCAGTCTGGAATTTTTACAAAAACTCGCCATGAACGCCAGGATGAACCTTCATGTTCTGGTTCACTACGGAGAAAATCGTCATCATATCCATGAATCCATTTTTAAATGCCTCGGAAAAGCGATTCGGATGGCAGTAGCTATAGACTCACAGAACGCAGAACATATTCCCTCTACCAAAGGAGTTCTTGAATGA
- a CDS encoding MORN motif precursor, with protein sequence MKTQLIIFLVLIEFFSSGLEARDCIKGNCQDGKGIMKYENGEKYIGQWKDGQKNGEGIYFYFDGSRYKGDWKNGELQGEGEYIFASGDKYIGSFEKSLYHGKGIYKYKDGVYYSGEFVYGKRHGLGTYYFEDGSKYVGEFKEDKFDGEGTFIFSDGDKYVGRFKNDQFNGRGSMSLKNGDEFSGNFQEGKKVGHGIYTYADGSQYVGEFKEDKYNGLGTYSFSDGDVYSGEFKDDMYHGQGVYTFAGGLGKFIGQFEFDHFVGKGVLFGPSEKYEGEFQNDKYHGKGKLLYANKDFFEGSFYNGKPHGKGILKYHNGDRYEGEFQYGKRNGKGVYYYSKGDKYEGTFEGDKFHGSGTYSFSDGSKYSGFFRYDEYHGEGTYFYPNGDKYQGSFENGLKHGRGVIYKKDGSRYEGFFRFNKKHGQGKFFGPKGEIVEDMVWEDGILVEKKIQTAVQELKKEKE encoded by the coding sequence TTGAAAACACAATTAATTATTTTCCTGGTTCTCATTGAATTTTTTAGCTCTGGTCTCGAAGCAAGAGATTGTATTAAGGGTAATTGCCAGGATGGAAAAGGCATCATGAAATATGAAAATGGCGAGAAATATATCGGGCAATGGAAAGACGGCCAGAAAAACGGAGAAGGAATTTACTTCTACTTTGATGGCAGCCGGTATAAGGGCGATTGGAAGAACGGAGAACTACAGGGAGAGGGAGAGTATATCTTTGCCAGCGGAGATAAATACATAGGAAGTTTTGAGAAAAGCCTTTATCATGGAAAAGGGATTTATAAGTATAAAGATGGAGTTTATTACAGCGGGGAGTTTGTTTACGGAAAGCGGCATGGTCTCGGAACTTATTATTTTGAAGACGGTTCCAAATACGTAGGAGAATTTAAAGAAGATAAATTTGATGGAGAAGGAACTTTTATCTTTTCAGATGGAGATAAATACGTAGGAAGGTTTAAAAACGATCAGTTTAATGGTAGAGGCTCTATGTCTCTAAAAAATGGGGATGAATTCAGCGGAAATTTTCAGGAAGGGAAGAAGGTCGGACACGGGATTTATACCTACGCGGATGGTTCTCAGTATGTAGGAGAGTTCAAGGAAGATAAATATAATGGTCTGGGAACTTATAGCTTTTCGGACGGAGATGTTTATTCCGGGGAATTTAAAGATGATATGTACCACGGACAGGGGGTATATACTTTTGCGGGGGGCCTGGGTAAGTTCATCGGACAATTTGAGTTTGATCACTTTGTTGGTAAAGGTGTGTTATTCGGACCGAGCGAGAAATACGAAGGAGAATTTCAAAACGATAAGTACCATGGAAAAGGGAAGCTTCTCTATGCGAATAAGGACTTTTTTGAAGGTAGCTTTTATAATGGAAAGCCTCATGGAAAAGGAATTCTTAAGTATCATAATGGAGACCGGTACGAGGGAGAATTTCAATACGGTAAAAGAAACGGAAAAGGTGTTTACTATTATTCCAAAGGCGACAAATATGAGGGAACTTTTGAGGGTGATAAGTTTCATGGAAGCGGAACCTATTCTTTCTCTGATGGGAGTAAGTATTCAGGCTTTTTTCGGTATGATGAATACCATGGAGAAGGAACGTATTTTTATCCGAATGGAGATAAATACCAGGGGAGTTTTGAAAATGGTTTAAAGCATGGCAGGGGTGTTATCTATAAAAAAGATGGGAGCCGTTATGAGGGCTTTTTCCGCTTTAATAAAAAACACGGTCAGGGAAAGTTTTTTGGACCAAAGGGAGAAATTGTAGAAGATATGGTCTGGGAAGATGGAATCCTTGTAGAAAAGAAGATTCAAACAGCGGTTCAGGAACTAAAAAAAGAAAAGGAATAA
- the hisA gene encoding 1-(5-phosphoribosyl)-5-[(5-phosphoribosylamino)methylideneamino]imidazole-4-carboxamide isomerase, with protein sequence MKIIPAIDLYDKEAVRLYKGDYSQKTVYSEEPWELVKAFYQNGAGLIHIVDLNAARDSSDFANRDCILKIRNACSVKIQLGGGIRDMHRLKYYDSIGIDRFILGTAAVRNPAFIDEALELMGNDRIIVGVDARDGLVRISGWEEDSKIHYEEFLENLEKQGVKRIVFTDISLDGTLAGPNVDSYKKILDRFSFDLIASGGISSIKDIVELSQLEGKKKVYGVITGKAIYEGRVDLKQALTMNTREEG encoded by the coding sequence ATGAAAATTATACCCGCTATTGATTTATATGATAAAGAAGCTGTACGACTTTATAAAGGGGATTACTCTCAAAAGACAGTCTACAGCGAGGAACCCTGGGAGCTGGTAAAAGCCTTTTACCAGAATGGTGCCGGTCTCATTCACATTGTGGATTTAAATGCAGCCAGAGATTCTTCTGATTTTGCAAACCGTGATTGCATTTTGAAAATCCGGAACGCCTGTAGTGTAAAGATCCAACTGGGTGGTGGAATTCGGGATATGCATCGCTTGAAATATTACGATTCCATCGGCATCGACAGATTTATTCTCGGAACCGCAGCGGTTCGAAATCCTGCATTTATAGACGAGGCCCTGGAACTCATGGGCAATGATAGAATTATTGTAGGAGTAGACGCAAGGGATGGCCTTGTGCGAATCAGTGGATGGGAAGAAGACTCAAAAATTCACTACGAGGAGTTTTTAGAAAACCTGGAGAAACAGGGGGTCAAGCGAATTGTATTTACGGATATTTCTCTTGATGGAACCCTGGCCGGTCCCAATGTTGACTCTTATAAAAAAATACTGGACAGATTTTCATTTGACCTTATAGCTTCCGGCGGAATTTCATCGATTAAAGATATTGTAGAACTTTCCCAGTTAGAAGGAAAGAAAAAAGTCTACGGTGTTATCACCGGAAAAGCTATTTATGAAGGTCGCGTAGATCTGAAACAGGCCTTAACTATGAATACCAGAGAGGAAGGATAA
- the hisH gene encoding imidazole glycerol phosphate synthase subunit HisH, producing the protein MIAVIDFGMGNLHSCLKAISRYTSNYKLITNPEEMSGAEGVVLPGDGAFDRAMINLQEQNFIRPLKEYLQNGGKLFGICIGFQLLFQDSDEDLSGKGQIIEGLGFVPGSIRRFRDKAFKVPHMGWNEIFLDNRKSRILKRIKNKEFMYFIHSYRAVDVEDEFVAASCNYYEERFPVVVEHGNIFGTQFHPEKSDTEGLKILENFIRLVEE; encoded by the coding sequence ATGATAGCCGTAATTGATTTTGGAATGGGAAACTTACACTCCTGCCTGAAAGCTATTTCACGTTATACCTCGAATTATAAATTAATTACAAATCCCGAAGAAATGTCCGGAGCAGAAGGAGTGGTTCTTCCCGGGGATGGAGCTTTTGACCGAGCCATGATTAATCTACAGGAACAAAATTTTATTAGACCCCTGAAGGAATATTTGCAAAACGGGGGAAAGCTTTTTGGAATTTGCATTGGCTTTCAACTCCTGTTTCAGGATTCCGATGAAGACCTTTCCGGAAAAGGACAGATAATCGAAGGGCTGGGTTTTGTGCCGGGCAGTATTCGCCGGTTTCGCGACAAAGCATTCAAAGTACCTCACATGGGCTGGAATGAGATTTTTCTGGATAACCGAAAAAGTCGGATTTTAAAAAGAATTAAAAATAAAGAATTTATGTATTTTATACACTCCTACCGGGCGGTCGATGTAGAGGATGAATTTGTAGCCGCAAGTTGTAACTACTATGAAGAAAGATTTCCGGTTGTCGTCGAGCATGGAAACATCTTCGGAACCCAGTTTCACCCCGAAAAATCCGATACGGAAGGATTGAAAATTTTAGAAAACTTTATTCGATTGGTTGAAGAATGA
- a CDS encoding hemerythrin family protein: protein MNFNWNNNYLLGIEDIDSQHHSFLNLIKKLNDVFQSVEDPKYVKKLIAEINAYAKYHFISEENFMYSINYPNIEEHRLEHLEILDVLSEKEIALSINNFNEACEEIIAFLLKWFKSHTSLEDKQIATFYFKNKVQIGDHSERNAEKS from the coding sequence ATGAATTTTAACTGGAATAATAATTATTTATTAGGTATTGAAGATATTGATTCACAACATCATAGCTTTTTAAATTTAATAAAGAAATTAAATGATGTATTTCAAAGTGTTGAAGACCCCAAATATGTGAAGAAACTCATTGCAGAAATCAATGCTTATGCAAAATACCACTTCATAAGTGAAGAAAACTTTATGTATTCTATAAATTATCCTAATATAGAAGAACACAGATTAGAGCATTTAGAAATCCTTGATGTCCTTTCTGAAAAAGAAATAGCTTTATCCATAAATAATTTTAATGAAGCCTGTGAAGAAATAATAGCCTTCTTATTAAAATGGTTTAAAAGTCATACCTCCCTGGAGGACAAACAAATTGCTACATTCTATTTTAAAAACAAAGTTCAGATAGGGGACCATAGTGAAAGGAACGCAGAAAAATCCTAA
- a CDS encoding thioredoxin domain-containing protein, with product MGILTAFVGLVLSVLLIQEYFGNAGSLANSLCSAAGDGSGCKKVAESAYSGFSIPLLGKIPVALFGFTFYGFIGYLFFMISRVDDDNERLSYIGFGTFLSTVALFIDLILLYVSVGIIGAVCPLCAITYGVSLVLLLLFFIQYQKEKRNESLMTYFTRGLKMNILNFLIVSLAFFACGLGIGQFSQGTNKESIASGDANEEEIKLAIQAYKSAPVVNISTDKASMLGDPNARITIVKYADYNCGHCMHASKILKRMLSEFSGIIKVYYKNFPLDGNCNRLVQRKSPNGSSCIAASASICANKQSKFLEMYTGLYGVNESGGYHTAATTMEIAKSIKLDIPSFQTCLNSAEVREQINREVDEAEKLNIQSTPSLYINNKPLTPGTPDPNFLRELIKELMKQS from the coding sequence ATTGGAATACTTACCGCTTTTGTCGGTCTGGTACTGAGTGTTTTGCTTATACAGGAATACTTTGGCAATGCCGGTTCCCTGGCAAATTCGCTCTGTTCTGCCGCCGGAGATGGAAGCGGTTGTAAAAAAGTAGCGGAAAGTGCCTATTCCGGTTTCAGTATCCCCCTTTTAGGTAAAATTCCCGTCGCCCTCTTTGGTTTCACCTTTTATGGTTTTATTGGCTATCTATTTTTCATGATAAGCCGGGTAGATGATGATAATGAACGTCTTTCCTATATAGGATTCGGCACATTTCTCTCTACGGTAGCCCTATTTATTGATTTGATTCTACTCTATGTTTCGGTCGGAATCATAGGAGCCGTCTGTCCTCTCTGTGCCATTACTTACGGAGTAAGCCTTGTGCTTCTTCTCTTATTTTTTATACAATACCAAAAAGAAAAAAGGAATGAAAGCCTTATGACTTATTTTACCCGCGGTCTTAAAATGAATATTTTAAACTTTCTGATTGTATCTCTCGCCTTTTTCGCCTGCGGGCTCGGAATCGGGCAATTTTCACAGGGAACGAATAAGGAATCCATAGCCAGCGGTGATGCTAACGAAGAGGAAATTAAACTTGCTATACAGGCCTATAAATCGGCTCCTGTTGTAAATATCAGTACCGATAAAGCCTCCATGCTGGGAGATCCAAACGCAAGGATTACGATAGTCAAGTATGCCGATTACAACTGCGGACACTGTATGCACGCCAGTAAAATTTTAAAACGTATGTTGTCTGAATTCAGCGGGATCATTAAGGTCTATTATAAAAACTTTCCTCTCGATGGAAATTGTAACCGCCTCGTCCAGAGGAAATCCCCCAATGGTAGCTCCTGTATCGCTGCCAGTGCTTCTATCTGTGCCAATAAACAGAGTAAATTTTTGGAAATGTACACAGGTCTTTATGGGGTAAATGAGTCCGGAGGGTATCATACTGCCGCTACTACTATGGAAATTGCGAAATCAATTAAGCTGGATATTCCTTCTTTTCAAACCTGCCTGAATTCAGCAGAAGTCAGAGAGCAAATTAACCGGGAAGTAGATGAAGCAGAGAAACTGAATATTCAGAGCACTCCATCTCTTTATATTAACAATAAACCCCTCACACCCGGAACTCCGGATCCAAACTTCTTAAGGGAACTCATCAAAGAGTTGATGAAGCAATCATAA
- a CDS encoding FAD-binding oxidoreductase: MSVRQSDFHFPIPEKVQDWGMAHHCYSPVFRPETEKEIRKVFQFASKQKFFLAFRGGGCSYGDSAINNNGIILDLSNLNKIIDFDPNTGILNIQSGLSMQALCEFSLERGFWPPVVSSSTQATFGGSLSMNIHGKNGFSMGTIGDHVLDFKLLCPSGNIYSCSREENSELFHAVIGGMGLLGVILEVRLKLKKIHSSELEVKTKRTENLEETLDYFERAENASDYLYAWVDGFSSGRSTGRGFVFRARHLEEGEDTSPTRFSIKNHTLGENFFGLIPRSLIWLFFLPFTNKPGKKALNSFYYRTQGKEEKTHRENCLSFLFTDEKLPNLKYSYKPGSIIQYHAFVPRQNSLKVMMQMLHLSRKRGLPPYECKLEKHRPNKFLFSGSLDGYSLTMDFPLNEDNQASLTQLTKDFTELLLFNKGKVYLAEDTSLESKTVREMFGEEDIQTLKQLKNFCDPENLIQSDLYRRIFSDLLKF; encoded by the coding sequence ATGAGTGTCAGGCAGAGTGATTTTCATTTCCCGATCCCGGAAAAAGTTCAGGATTGGGGTATGGCTCATCACTGTTACAGTCCCGTATTTCGCCCTGAAACAGAAAAAGAGATTCGAAAAGTATTCCAGTTTGCCAGCAAACAAAAATTCTTTTTAGCTTTTCGGGGTGGAGGATGTAGCTACGGAGACTCTGCCATTAACAATAACGGAATTATTCTGGATCTAAGCAATTTGAACAAAATTATAGACTTTGATCCAAATACCGGAATCCTTAACATTCAATCCGGCCTGAGTATGCAGGCCCTCTGTGAATTCAGCCTTGAAAGAGGTTTCTGGCCACCGGTTGTAAGCAGTTCGACACAGGCCACTTTTGGAGGCTCTCTTTCTATGAACATTCACGGAAAGAACGGATTCTCAATGGGAACCATAGGAGATCATGTTCTTGACTTTAAACTCCTATGCCCCTCCGGAAATATTTACTCCTGTAGCCGGGAAGAAAACTCGGAACTTTTTCATGCTGTAATAGGCGGTATGGGACTTCTTGGAGTTATCCTCGAAGTTCGTCTAAAACTCAAAAAAATCCATTCCTCTGAACTGGAAGTAAAAACCAAAAGAACCGAGAATCTGGAAGAAACCCTCGATTATTTTGAAAGGGCTGAAAATGCCTCGGATTATTTATATGCCTGGGTGGATGGATTCTCCAGCGGTCGTTCAACAGGTCGTGGTTTTGTTTTCAGAGCCCGACACTTAGAAGAAGGAGAAGATACGAGCCCCACCAGGTTTTCCATTAAAAACCATACTCTCGGTGAAAATTTTTTTGGATTAATTCCCCGTTCTCTTATCTGGTTATTTTTTCTTCCTTTCACCAATAAACCCGGAAAAAAAGCCCTGAATAGCTTCTATTACCGAACCCAGGGAAAGGAAGAAAAGACACACAGAGAAAACTGCCTATCTTTTTTATTTACCGACGAGAAACTTCCTAACCTGAAGTATTCTTATAAACCCGGAAGCATTATCCAATATCATGCTTTTGTACCGAGACAGAACAGTCTGAAAGTTATGATGCAGATGCTGCACCTTTCCCGGAAGAGAGGACTTCCTCCTTATGAATGCAAACTGGAAAAACACAGACCAAATAAATTCCTTTTCTCCGGCTCCCTCGATGGCTATTCTTTAACTATGGATTTTCCTTTGAACGAGGACAATCAGGCTTCTCTTACTCAACTTACAAAGGACTTCACAGAACTTCTCCTATTTAACAAAGGAAAAGTTTATCTGGCTGAAGATACTTCTTTAGAATCCAAAACGGTGAGGGAAATGTTCGGCGAAGAAGATATACAAACTTTAAAGCAATTAAAAAATTTCTGCGATCCCGAAAACCTCATTCAATCCGACCTGTACCGCAGAATTTTCTCAGATCTCTTAAAATTTTAA
- a CDS encoding ankyrin repeat domain-containing protein, translating into MNSQLIMTGTMKKTKQISMLVWGLLFTLSLSAEFTEEKSKGIISESTQVYWEYCDNGSFKDSKCSGEGKDMSWEEASKACETLDLEGKKWRLPSSDELRSLLNYIKDTKEFSSAEAKYYYWTKYRGLYGVVNKERIYFGYDQGTTLDSRRYYKVRCISNDAKGSGSKTSDRTTPVDDGSSKEGTTTTDKVEPAKTDEGSTKEGTETTDKTEPAKTDEGSSKEGTETTDKTEPAKTDEGSTKEGTETTDKTEPAKTDEGSSKEGTDTADRTTPADDTTKTEDSTKPINKTPIPNPGTGVADALALADNVRGLPKGTGLIIDEGSSKEGSETTDKTEPAKTDEGSSKEGTETTDKTEPAKTDEGSSKEGTETTDKTEPAKTDEGSSKEGTDTADRTTPADDTSKTDDSSKPINKTPIPNPGTGVADALALADNVRGLPKGTGLIIDEGSSKEGSETTDKTEPAKTDEGSSKEGTETTDKTEPAKTDEGSSKEGSETATDTTEPAKTTESTATTEPAKTDEGSSKEGAVSVVTNPEERGSSTSKTPIPSPSKSTTANMLALDETTGDRTVMDGSEAGGDIGKESNIIVKTIEGDLQGVKDALKAGDSPDSVSTKGMSALTIATYFGHTEIIKELLTKKASPNHSKMVGNWDAIWMATITNKPELLQLYLLAGGNPNKQYYKGQTALMYASLKGKSILVNALLAAKANPNLKNSDNKTALIMASFNGHLEVIKALLAKGANVNDLDNEQESALMKSVYKNNKDVAKTLVSAKANLNFQDIGKETALFKACYKGYEELAKVFIDAKANPELANQRGNTPLMYSSIRGNVNTVKALIAAKANVNTQNNLGFTALFFAVDRNKFDIVKLLVEAGANVNVKTGKGTTPLEKAVKNNYTDIANYLKSKGAK; encoded by the coding sequence ATGAACTCTCAATTAATAATGACAGGTACAATGAAAAAAACTAAACAAATATCGATGCTGGTATGGGGACTTCTATTCACATTATCTCTCTCTGCTGAGTTTACAGAAGAGAAGTCAAAAGGAATTATATCCGAATCCACTCAGGTATACTGGGAATATTGTGATAATGGCTCTTTTAAAGACTCTAAATGTTCGGGAGAAGGAAAAGATATGAGTTGGGAAGAGGCCAGTAAAGCCTGCGAAACTCTGGATCTCGAAGGAAAGAAATGGCGCCTCCCAAGCTCAGATGAACTTCGCTCTCTTTTGAATTATATTAAAGATACAAAGGAATTTTCTTCTGCGGAAGCAAAATACTACTACTGGACTAAATACAGGGGTTTATACGGCGTAGTAAATAAAGAAAGAATCTATTTTGGCTACGATCAGGGCACAACCCTCGATTCCCGTCGTTATTATAAAGTTAGATGTATCAGTAATGATGCAAAAGGTTCCGGTTCCAAAACTTCAGACAGAACTACTCCGGTAGATGATGGCTCTTCTAAAGAGGGAACAACAACCACCGATAAAGTCGAGCCTGCTAAAACGGACGAAGGCTCAACGAAAGAAGGTACAGAAACTACGGATAAAACAGAACCTGCTAAAACAGACGAGGGTTCTTCCAAAGAAGGTACAGAAACTACGGACAAAACCGAGCCTGCTAAAACGGACGAAGGCTCAACGAAAGAAGGTACAGAAACTACAGATAAAACCGAGCCTGCTAAAACGGACGAAGGTTCTTCCAAAGAAGGCACTGATACAGCAGATAGAACCACTCCTGCTGATGATACCACAAAAACAGAGGACAGCACAAAACCTATAAATAAAACTCCGATTCCAAACCCCGGCACAGGAGTAGCCGATGCTCTTGCTCTGGCTGACAATGTTCGCGGACTACCCAAAGGAACAGGCCTTATTATTGACGAAGGTTCTTCCAAAGAAGGTTCTGAAACAACAGACAAAACCGAACCCGCGAAAACAGACGAAGGTTCTTCCAAAGAAGGTACAGAAACTACGGATAAAACCGAGCCTGCCAAAACAGACGAAGGTTCTTCCAAAGAAGGTACAGAAACTACGGATAAAACCGAGCCTGCCAAAACAGACGAAGGTTCTTCCAAAGAGGGTACTGATACAGCAGATAGAACTACTCCTGCTGATGATACCAGCAAAACAGATGATAGTTCAAAACCTATAAATAAAACTCCGATTCCAAATCCCGGCACTGGAGTAGCCGATGCTCTTGCTCTGGCTGACAATGTAAGAGGTCTGCCCAAGGGAACAGGTCTCATCATTGACGAAGGTTCTTCCAAAGAAGGTTCTGAAACAACAGACAAAACCGAACCCGCCAAAACAGACGAAGGTTCTTCTAAAGAAGGAACAGAAACTACTGACAAAACCGAGCCTGCTAAAACGGACGAGGGTTCCTCCAAAGAAGGTTCTGAAACAGCCACTGACACAACAGAACCCGCCAAAACTACTGAAAGTACAGCTACCACCGAACCCGCCAAAACTGATGAAGGTTCCTCTAAAGAAGGAGCTGTTTCGGTTGTAACCAATCCGGAAGAAAGAGGGAGTTCCACTTCCAAAACTCCGATTCCAAGTCCTTCGAAATCCACTACTGCAAATATGCTGGCACTGGACGAAACTACCGGTGACAGAACTGTTATGGATGGTAGCGAAGCAGGAGGAGACATTGGAAAAGAAAGCAATATCATTGTAAAAACAATCGAAGGTGATTTACAGGGAGTTAAAGACGCTCTGAAAGCCGGTGATAGTCCTGACAGCGTTTCTACAAAAGGAATGTCAGCCTTAACCATTGCTACTTACTTCGGTCACACGGAGATTATAAAAGAACTTCTCACTAAAAAAGCTTCTCCGAACCATTCCAAAATGGTTGGAAACTGGGATGCTATCTGGATGGCAACCATTACCAATAAACCTGAGCTACTCCAGCTTTATCTATTAGCCGGTGGCAACCCGAATAAACAATATTATAAAGGTCAGACTGCTTTAATGTATGCTTCTCTCAAAGGTAAGTCTATACTGGTAAATGCACTTTTAGCAGCAAAAGCCAATCCGAATTTAAAAAATTCTGATAACAAAACAGCTCTAATTATGGCTTCCTTCAATGGGCATCTGGAAGTTATAAAAGCCCTGCTGGCAAAAGGTGCTAATGTGAATGACCTTGATAATGAGCAAGAATCAGCTCTTATGAAGTCTGTTTACAAAAATAACAAAGATGTAGCGAAAACCCTTGTTTCCGCGAAAGCAAACCTGAACTTTCAGGACATAGGAAAAGAGACTGCTCTTTTCAAAGCCTGCTACAAAGGTTACGAAGAGCTGGCAAAAGTCTTTATTGATGCAAAAGCTAATCCTGAACTGGCAAACCAAAGAGGAAACACACCGCTGATGTATTCTTCTATAAGGGGAAATGTAAATACAGTAAAAGCCCTAATTGCAGCAAAGGCTAATGTAAACACACAAAATAATCTTGGTTTTACTGCTCTTTTCTTTGCTGTTGACAGGAATAAATTTGACATCGTAAAACTTCTGGTAGAAGCCGGAGCCAATGTGAATGTCAAAACAGGAAAAGGAACTACTCCCCTGGAAAAAGCCGTAAAAAACAATTATACAGACATTGCCAATTACTTGAAAAGTAAAGGAGCCAAATAA